Genomic segment of Verrucomicrobiia bacterium:
CCCAATGGATTTCGGAAGCCCGCGGGCCGAAAAGCGCCGCGCCGCCGAAGGGCTTGAAAACGAGCAGGCTCAAAAGAAGGCCCGTCCCGCCGAAATAAAGCGCCGATGCCGGTCGAGGTTTCATAGTTTACTTGAGGGGTTGAACGCTTTCCGAAACGGCGCCTCGGACCGGCGCGACATCGTGGATTTTCTGCAGCGCGACATGAATCTTGCCGTCCCTGCGTGTCAGCATGTCTTCGAACCGGTGTTCCCACAGGATGTCGTCCACGGTATAGGAAATCCGGGCGTGGATGGTCTGGGAGAACACGTTGTCCATGCCGGTCACGGAGATGAGGATTTCGGTTTCGGTTTCCGCCAGCGACGCGGCCGTCATTCCGTGGAGCGGGCTGGTTTTGTCGATCGGATGCACGACCGTCCAGGTCATGATGAAAAGCGGCGTGACGCTCCGCTCGAGGGCAAGGTCGTAAATCCTGCGGTACTTCTCCCCCTCCGCGTTCGTTTCGGTCTTGACGAGCGCCGCGCTGATGTGCGCTTCCACGATCTGGTTGAGACGCTGGTTGGCCAGGCGGAAAAAGAAGCGGGGTGTTCCGCCTTCGAGCGTGATCAACGCGTTGCGGCTGAAAAGCACGCGGGCCGTGGGCCGGGAAAAACGGGAAAAAAGAAGGCCGGTGAGAAGGCCGAGGAGCATGAGGCCGGTCAGCGCCTCGATCGTGACCAGGATGTTGGGCCAGATGCCGAGCGGGCTGATGCGGCCGTAGCCGATGGTCGCGATCGTCTGGACGCTGAAAAAAAAGCAGTCCAGGAAATGCGTGCCGACCGATCCCCGCCGAATCCCTTCCAGCGCCTCGGGCCCGCACGCGTAGTAAGCCTCCGCGAACAGGATGTTGATCAGGAAGTAGACGGCGGAAACGATCCCGAAAAAGCGCGGCCAGGAAATCGACAGGAGACGGTGGTACAAATCCATCCACGGGCCCGGCACCGACTTATCCGCCGTGATGTTGAAGCGTCCGTCCCGTCCGAGGACGCGCCAGCTTTCCGCCGGAGGCTTCCCTTTTCCGGGGCCCTGCTCAGGCATTCTTCTCCGCCAGGTCCCCCGCCACAGGCAGCTTGAACTTTTCTCCCTGATAGGCTTTGATCATCATGAAGATCCAGAGGGCCAGCTGCGCGAGATAAATCAGCGGCAGGAGCGTCCATCCGATGACCGGGACGGCCGCGAGGATGATCTGCAGCGCGGTCAGAGCGCCGAAAGCGACGATGGATTGAAACGCGTGGAAACGGACGAACTTGTTTTCTTTTTCGAGCAGGTAAAAAATCAGGCCTGTGATCCAGCCGAGCGCGTAGCAGGCCAGCGCGGCCACATTGGCTTGCAGTCCTGTTGAGGTTTTCTCTTCATGTTCGTTGCCCATAACGCTCCTTCCGGGTTGGCGGGTTCTGTGCTTGCGGCATCATAAACCCCGTCTCTGATTCTGTCCAGTTGAGCCCGCAATCCTGGAGGGTTACCTTCCTTGCGCGGGCATCTTCACGATGAAAGTGCTGCCTTCGTTCGGCCGGCTCTCGGCCGTGATTTTTCCCCCGTGCCTTTCCACGATCGTCTTGCAGATGGCGAGCCCCATGCCCGTGCCTTCCGCCTTGCTGGTAAAGCGCCGGAAAGGCTGGAATACTTTTTCCTGCTCGGCCGCGTCGAAACCGATGCCGTTGTCCTGCACGTAAAGGACCAGCCGGTCGTCTTCGACGGCCCCGCTGACCCGGATGTAGGGCGGCACGTCGCTTTTCGAATATTTCAGGGCATTGGTCAGCAGGTTTTG
This window contains:
- a CDS encoding ion channel; this translates as MPEQGPGKGKPPAESWRVLGRDGRFNITADKSVPGPWMDLYHRLLSISWPRFFGIVSAVYFLINILFAEAYYACGPEALEGIRRGSVGTHFLDCFFFSVQTIATIGYGRISPLGIWPNILVTIEALTGLMLLGLLTGLLFSRFSRPTARVLFSRNALITLEGGTPRFFFRLANQRLNQIVEAHISAALVKTETNAEGEKYRRIYDLALERSVTPLFIMTWTVVHPIDKTSPLHGMTAASLAETETEILISVTGMDNVFSQTIHARISYTVDDILWEHRFEDMLTRRDGKIHVALQKIHDVAPVRGAVSESVQPLK
- a CDS encoding DUF4870 domain-containing protein, with product MGNEHEEKTSTGLQANVAALACYALGWITGLIFYLLEKENKFVRFHAFQSIVAFGALTALQIILAAVPVIGWTLLPLIYLAQLALWIFMMIKAYQGEKFKLPVAGDLAEKNA